The Cryptomeria japonica chromosome 6, Sugi_1.0, whole genome shotgun sequence genomic interval GGATCATCCTAGGCCTTTAGTAAGACTCCCTCCGACAATATCCAAACATGAAGTTGTCCTTAATCTCTGTCTCAAGCGATCAACTCCACACCAATCACCACACATTGACTTTGTCACAATTGACTTCTGTAGGCTCATGTAGGAGCAACAGACacattgatccacacacacactcACTCACACCTTCAACATCAAtctgatcttctatatataccaccTTCTTCAAATTACAAACATTATTTAGGTCCTCCAAACTAGAGGACAAGAATACGTTCTatcaaatcatccatcaaaacattATTATGGTGAAAGTGGTCCAATCTAGGAGATAAAGAGAACCTAAAACATCTTAGCActtctttccaacaagtataaacAATTCACACACTTCAATCATCCTCCAAAGGTCAACAACAAGGTAACGTGTAGATACACCAAACAGAACACCACAAGTCAGCCCAAAACATATCTTCTAGATGAACAAGTCTAATGCGGATCCCCACATGCCAAGGTAGGACCCAAATTCAATGAAAAACAATATTATAAGCAAGTGGAGACATCCAAGGATTCACCGCGGGCCAAGGAACAACATCAATCAACCAAACCAATGCAATTACCATGTAACACGTATTCCAATCAGCATGGATCATCAAACAAACCTTCTATAACTATACAAAGCACACTAGAATTTTCCATGAACATCCAACCAAACTCTCAAATGTTTCCTTCACTTATTCATATCAATATTATACTCACACAACACAACTGATACTACACAAGTTTCATTTCAAAGAGCTAGTCAAATACAAATCATAATATCATTACTTGTAGACTACAACACCATTTGATAATTGAAGTAAGACATAAAATAAACATTgtaaacatgtcctccaagatgTAGCACTAGAAACATTAATGCAGAAAAATGTAGAGCATTTCCTAGACCACTTCTGATAGAGAACTAGGTTGTCAGTGAACAACAAATAACTAACCATATCAAATACAACACTAAGGACCTCAAAAGATAGGACTACAATTTACAAAAATCTTAAACACTATATCCAAGTTCGCAAGAACATATCTTCAAATGGGAGGAGTGTGAAGAAATCTTTCAAGGCACACATCAATACATACGTCTTATACCAACTTGCTCTACATATCAGACTTACATGGACCAAATTATTCCAGAAACAATACCTTCTCATTCACTACATCATCTTCATTATATTTTCATGCATCTAATCCTTATCttaatatttgaacatcaacatgCCATTACTGCCATCAATATTACCAATAGTCTCAATACAGTCAACTTAGGTGCAAATTATATTAGACACTAAGGAGGTGGACATCCATACACCATATACAACCAATATCCATTTGTTCCTATAATAAACCTCTTCATACCAATTGAAAAAATCATGACAACATCATACAAACAATAGCCATGACAAACAATAGCCAATGCAGTCTCATCATCTCATCCCCAGTAATCTACTCAACCGTACATACAAATATTTATGTCAATTACATCACTATTGCCAATAAACACTTTCTCAACATCTGCAAAACTAATCAAGAGTTATTCATATCTATACCATTACATATCTGATATAATAGGAACAAATATCTCTCCATAAAGAAACATCCAAATGTTAGTACTATCAACCATGTCACCAAAATATGTTAGATATCAAGACCAAGATGGTGGACATCAAACACAAAGCATCTACTCAACATAATATACAATAATTTTCTTTTCTCAAGAACATATCACACACACTTTGTATTATCCATAGTGTTCtaccaacaatttcttatttagttGCACCATGTGACAACACTTGGCCAAGAACATCAGCAACAAGCAAGCAGACAATTTCCATAAAGAACCATCATCCAATCTTAGTGTAGACATCATACAATTTCACCATTACTGTAGCAAGCAAGCCCTCAAGTAGGAAGCCACAACTACCATATCAAAAAAGACACCTTAACATATGTCACTAGTCAGGGACCACATCATCAATGCCACCTCAACATTTGTTACCAACAAAGGACTATACTTAGGACAACATATATTGTCATACATCAAGTTGaattcaatgacaacacatattccCAGTAAAGAGTAGATCCCAAAATTCTTAGAGGAATGAGAAAACTAAAATGAATgctaaggagagtgtgaaattgaacTCATAATTAAAGGaacttacaatttacaacactacatataACTAATGTTAAATGAACAAATGTCATAAAATTATTGTTTCATTAAATATTAATCATCACATTTTGCTTCATATAACACATATTTACATGTAATTTGAAGCAAAATAATTTAATGATCCTATTCATAACAATCATGATTTGGATTGAAAAGCTATCAACATTCTTGAAAGAGGATGAAAACTAATCAAATTCAAAGGAGGTTTTCTTAAAGACTCAATTTTGAAACCTTGAAATGAGGTGTTGCATTAGAACATGGTATATGACACTTTAGAATATCACAAATGTGATCACCCTTATTATTACTTTTTTGAATCATTTAAAAATAACAAGTTCGTTATAATTCCTTCTTACTTATTAAGGTCACTAAATAATTAAGTGACAGTGAATATCTAGTCAAAGAATTTTTTATCCCCATCCATCAAGATTCAACTTTCTTAATGCTTAAATATGCTAAAAGATTGAATTAAATCCATATATTTTATCCTAGAATGAAGCATGTGGAGGCTAGTGCTATTATGGACTTTGTTTCAAGATTTACCCCTCTTAAGAGGGGTGAGCAGTGTTCTCGACACCCCAAAATCCACCATCACTAAAACCCTAGTTGGTGGTTCTTTTTTCATTATAAAGAGGACTAGAGCTTCTTGATTGAAGAAGAAAATGGGTAAGAATCCTAATACCGATGTAGATAAACTACAAAGTAATTCTTCTGATTTTGGATGCTATCCATCCTCCTTTCAAGAATCAAGTGGTTGATGCAAGGATAAGAAAGTTAAAGGAAATGTGCTTGaggaaattattttgttaaataagGCCATAAGAAAAGTGTTTAGTGAGAATATTGGAACAACAAGTGATGGGGTGATGAGACTGTGTCTAGGAATGTTCAAAATATTGTTTTCTTTGTGAAAAATGACACAGATCTTCATAAATATGATGAAATAGATTTTGAATGTTAATGAAGAAATTATAGAAAATGTGAGAAATCTCTATCTACGAATGAATGGAATAGGGAATATTCCTCATTTTGCTAAAGATTTGTTTTTTTTATGATAAAGTAGATTCCTTCAAGGAATGAATGAATCAAATAGAAGCTAGAAATAAATCCTTGAAGGAGAAGTTGCAAAAAGTTATCTGATTGAGTAATATCACCATCAATAACTATGTTGTGGGTATGGATGTGTTGAAGGATTGGTTCAAGGCTAAAAAGGACAATTACATGGAAACCAGAGCTGACAAAAGAACTAGAATCCAAGAGAAGGGAAATTTGAGAAAGGAATAAAAAACTAAGCTATACTTAACAAAAGATTATATTAACTTCATAATAGAGAAAAGGCAAGTTATTGTAACTATATATATTTTGGGTTCTtctcaatttaaattttttttatctctttgtTATAATTTTGTTCATCACTATAGTTGAGTTGTTTTCTCTTCCTATATATTTAAGTCAGTATTGATTAAGATTTCTAattttaattaatgaattaatttataCTATAATATTATGATTTAAAATCTGTTTATTTATCTTTTAATTAAAAAACACCTAAATGAATTTTAAATGGCTTAGTAAGAATATATTTACGCCTGAATTTAAAGTCAAATAATGTGTGGCAACGTGCTCCATGTTAAGGGTGGGGGACTTGGTAAAcaaggtaagaaaataaaatataaagagCAGTTAGTGTTGGTTAAAACCTAAGTACTAGAACATTGTTATTTTCCAAATTATTAGATCAGCACGTTTTGATGAATAAAAAGAGCATTGGACAGAGAATTAAAAAATTATAGACTTTCTTTATGGTCTGCAACCATATTCTCTCTCCTCCTTGCATTTCCACGTATTTCGCCGTCACCCACTAATTAAGATTACACGTAGCGAAAGTAGACTATTTCAATGAGAATAAACACCTCACAAAATCTATTGTCGCATCCTAAAATCCACACATTTCTTAACTACGATTTATAATAATCTGTGAGATTTGACTCATATTGTTCTTTAGTGACAAGCACAGATTTTTTCTTAATCACATATAGTTTTGAGGTTGAGCTTGACAACCCTTTGTTTTCCTTACTTATAGCTAAAAATGTAAGGCTTTCTTTCACATTCTGGTTATTCATTGCATAAGATTTCTTTCATACTCTGGTTATCCACTGCATAAGACTTCTTTCTCAGTTTGCTTGATCATCTGTGGCAGATGAAGGAATAGTAAGAAAAGGGCTTTAAGTACATAGTTATTTATAGATGGTATAAGTTTTTCGCAGTTCATAAATTATTCTAGATACAagtttttggatatatttttctttCAACATTTCGAATCAGTTATTTATACATAATTTATGGGGAACTGCATGCAATCTAAGGTTTTTTCAGAAACTGAGAAACAGTTGATAAAAGTTATGAGGATGGATGGAAAGATGTTAGAATACTCTCCTCCTCTTGTTGTAAGAGATCTTCTCATGGAGAATGGGTATCAACAGAATTTCATGGTTGTTCACTCAGAGAAGGTTGGTGATGGTCTTCCCATGGATTATAAATTGGTGGGTGGGGAGCTTTATTACCTTATTCCATCCCATATTGGAGCTGATCAGAAAGGTTTCTCAGCACAGagaagttgtgcttgtggagggaAGGAAAGAGTAGAGGATGTGGGTTCTTCCTGTGGAGGTGCAGTGAAAACAGAGATTGGTATGAGGATTAAAATTTTGGTCTCAAAGAAACAGCTGAAAGATTTGCTTTCAAATGGTTATTTGAAAGAGAAAGTAGTGGATGAGCTTTTGGTGAAACAGTTTGAGAGTAAGGCTCTGCACCAGGGTGCTTCATTTGTTCCAACAAGAGAGTGGAGACCATGTTTAGAAAGAATTCcagaggtggactgagttttttTAAGAGGATTTAGTTGGATTACATAAATATCGACATCTTTGTTTCTTTGTAGCTGATGATAGAATGTAATATAAGTGTATACATAATAAAAAGAGTTTTCATAAGCTAAGCTGCCACatctataatccatttttgtataAAAGAGTGCTTTGAATTGTTTTTAAATTTGTTTAGTAGTATCTGTTTAATGTAATAAATTTTTGGTTATTTGTTATGGAAGCATGAGTCTATTCTGACATTTTTGGTTAAGAGCTAAGGATTGAAGGGTATCCATTCTATCAAAGATGTAAATCAAAGAACATTGGTGAATGGCGTAATAAAAGAATGTTAGAATTGAGACAGGATCCTGGCCTTATCCCTCATATCGTGCCTCTTGAAATTTGAACCTTGATGAATGATGTAATCAAAGAACATACAATCATCCTTAACAATTATATTTGGTAATCAATATATTGATTTTTTATATAATGGCCCGCCTCTAATACattgattgaaatacaatttaaattTAACCCTTTATAAACCTTTATAAACCTTCAAGCAGACAAATAAATTGTGACTATTTAAATAAAAAAAGGGTCATCTTTATATCACAGAACTAAAGGCAGGAGTTGTTTCTTGTCCTTGCTGTGCTAGAATTTTCTACAAGTGTGAATGGCATGATTTTTTGATATAATTCAGCTGTATTAACTCTTGTATCTTTTGTTGTCAACAGCTGGTCTGGCTGCTTCACTGTTCTGACTTGGTTGTAATctgtttttaaatttaaataacatttattcaaattttcttaaCTGCCATATAAAAAAGTAATACTTGTCCTCTGTCAATCAATTATTACTATTTAAATGAGGAATTAGTTTCTATTAGGTTATGACCTGGAAGCTGCTTACAGTTGATATAATTGTATTTATGTTTTTGTGGTGTTCTGAGATGTTTAAGCTGAGCAGTTGCATGGAAAAGGTTAAAATGTACGAGAGCTATCTTTACAGATGGAGAGGTCCATGTGTCCTACTGGAAGACGTAAGGAGGGACATGGGAGGTCTAAAATAGAGTTGGATATAATTAATTGAAGTAGAGTAGTGAgtaatagcatctttaatgcctgGTGGGGCAAGGGAGGTGAAGAAGATGACAAATAAGGGTATCTACCAGTCACATGTGCAATCTTTGAAGCACTCACAAGGATGTGGATATATAAAATATTCATACCAAGGTTTAGTATAGTTATTTATAAGATGTTCTGAGGCATCAATTTGTATATATTACATTCTTATATTAgacaaatatatattttatattttatagttatatatataatggtgaaatttgtatatctgTGATTTTTTATTTAGTTTGGAATTTATTTTAAAGAAATGATTTGATATAATTTACATACTAATATGTGCTACCTATTTGTTAGATTTAGTGTTGTTGCGTCTCTTGTTGTTTTGTAGTTGTTATGTGGTTGCTGTTTGGTGTTTTACTGAGCTTATTGCTAAATCTTTCTCTATGTATAAGGGTCAAGGCTCTTTCAAAATCTCTATTTATCTAATAAAATACATTGGCTCTTTCCTCAATCCTAAGCCATTttcatttatgaatttttttacaCATCAGACTCTATTTTATTTATATTTGCATTGATTCCTATACATTCCTTACACTTCGACATATAGTAGAGACTGTGATGAATGGATTCCAAGAGTATATGTTTCGTTAGATCAAAGATTGTATGTTCAAGTTTAGATTCACAATGCATAGAATTGATCCAAGTCACGTGATTGATCAAAAAATATTAAGCCTATTTTATAGTCTAAAGCAGTGAGCATATCAAGGTCATCTATTTCTAATATTGTAGAGCTTAAGGCAGCGAACAcatcaaaatcatctatttccAATATTTAGGTGAGTGCACTTTTCATAGCAATAGAATCTAGTTCTTAACTACAACTctcaaatataaatattttattttattttattgaaaagaAGAATAAAAATACAAGATAGTTGATCAACAAATCAGCTATAGACAGAGTTGTTCAAATATAAGTATTGTATCAAATGTATTTAATTTCATACCATATCCATTCATACTTAAATTTATGAAATGTCATTAAtatacatatttcatcatttataattATGAATAAATCTAGATTAATttgtataaattttaaatttaagcaTACTCAAGTCATCTATTTTTAGTACTATATATCTTGTATGGACTTATGGGTGTGATATCATCTCCACCCACCTTGTTTTTtaatatatgtaatttttttttaatgaatggtAATATTGACActtttttgtaaaaatatataattttaaatatatatttctttctatctatttttttatctccattttttAAATTTAACAACTATTAAATTCTAGCCTCTCTTTTTACTTTTCTTCATATTTTTGCTATATGCTAAATTCGTTTTATTAAATGTTCTATGGTAGATTTCAAGAAACTCTAGCATAAAATAATGGAAGCCAAGTGATTTTACAAATTGGAGAAGAATTCTTCATAAAGGAAAAGTAGTTTGAAGATTATGAATGAAGATATATCTATTACAAATAAATATTTAGGATTTACATTTTTATCTTAAAGTAcatttctatattctcctataataTAGAAGCATCTCTTAATCTCATCCACCCTATTTTCATATAATTTATCTTCATCTTGGTTCATTAATTGTAATAGATTGAATTATGATATAGTGAATGAAACAACTTCCACTATAGAAGATTACAATAGTAAATATACTATAAATACTTTAATCACTAGTAAACTACTACAAATTCTTTAATCACATCAATTTGAGGGGCCAaccattaataaaattaaatacgaATGTACAATATTCAACATGATGATAATAAGTATCCACTAACTCTTATATATACCTAATTATATCTTAGTTGCAACTAAGACCGACTTAGATATTTAACTATATCTCTTAGAATGACTTACCTACCTATATATTATTATAAGAATGATTTTAGAACTTATTTAGAAGTTAAGGTATCCACATAACAACTACTCATAATCCAATATACACTATAGGATATGGGGCATATTGTATAGTATAGATAATaataagaatttattttatttagttaaatattattttattatataataaagTGTATTTATATTCTCTTCTATTTCTAATATAGAAACATAAATCAATCTCACATATAAATATTAAACACAATAGTAATATAAAATCTTATATAAGTAATGTATATCCAagtaatatattatttatatttatatatattatatataaataaaagagTATTATATATAACAATATACATATATATCCATTTTAAAAAAATGGTGAATCCTTCTCACAACCAAAATTAATAGGGTGGTCATAAGGGCGAAGAATCTTAAAGGAGTAAGAAAGTAGCAAATGAAGCTCCTACAAAATAGAACTACAAATGGATGTGATGTTGGAGGTTATGATGTTAAAGGGTGATGTAGTTATCGGTCATTTCATTGGTCCAAGGTGTTCCAAGAGTGAATTTGCACTTTGGGAAAATGAGAAATATATAGtctctcactagtacatttgggcctaatttccaacAGCTTATTGTTGGAAGTCCGATGACACCACATCGGACTTCCATTAATCGTCAAAAACTCATCGTCAGtcttcccgacgatgccatttgcATCAAATGTCTGATGAAATTATGAACTCTTCCGACA includes:
- the LOC131052798 gene encoding uncharacterized protein LOC131052798, with the translated sequence MGNCMQSKVFSETEKQLIKVMRMDGKMLEYSPPLVVRDLLMENGYQQNFMVVHSEKVGDGLPMDYKLVGGELYYLIPSHIGADQKGFSAQRSCACGGKERVEDVGSSCGGAVKTEIGMRIKILVSKKQLKDLLSNGYLKEKVVDELLVKQFESKALHQGASFVPTREWRPCLERIPEVD